A genomic stretch from Bacterioplanes sanyensis includes:
- a CDS encoding lytic polysaccharide monooxygenase, with the protein MTARSRHWLSSISAGSAIFLSIFSSNNIFAHGYISEPVSRSKLCATGVNSNCGAIQWEPQSVEGPDRYPLTGPKDGEIASGGNAGFSPLNVQTSSRWSKTAISGGPIDVEWTFTAPHVSRDFRYFITKPGWNPNEPLTRQSFSPDPFCSHDGKQQRPANPLRHSCYLPENLSGYHVMLGVWDVGDTVNSFYQVVDLNILKGEQPQWRDIGDIPPGRQVLAGDTVTLHLFDQQQQVKTHAWEFSGQGNWSESFAEWINRSNLGVLAGVLDGQGNITPVTGLNDIFVANASSLQRAEISVQSDEPVSIDLSLNNLQRQYLLSSDSLTLDLDLTSQAELQLDVSIYHAQQLVARSSAALNQQLSLPMTLKTPLPGDYQLIIVASDSNSSRQFSYDFSIALANTDYDYVYPAQHEQYKAGDRVRGKDGRIYQCKPFPYAGWCRIYQAADPAYAPGVGRAWQDAWVLISQ; encoded by the coding sequence ATGACGGCTAGATCCCGCCATTGGCTATCATCTATCAGCGCTGGCAGCGCTATTTTTCTGTCTATTTTTTCATCTAATAATATTTTCGCACACGGTTATATTTCAGAACCCGTATCACGCAGTAAATTGTGTGCGACGGGTGTCAACAGCAATTGCGGCGCGATTCAGTGGGAGCCGCAAAGCGTGGAAGGCCCAGACCGCTACCCGCTGACTGGCCCCAAAGATGGTGAAATCGCCAGCGGTGGCAACGCTGGGTTTTCTCCATTAAATGTTCAAACCAGTAGCCGCTGGAGTAAAACAGCCATTTCTGGTGGTCCGATTGATGTTGAGTGGACCTTTACCGCTCCTCATGTCAGCCGTGATTTTCGCTACTTTATTACCAAGCCAGGTTGGAATCCCAATGAGCCGCTAACGCGTCAAAGCTTCTCACCCGACCCGTTCTGCAGTCATGACGGTAAACAACAACGTCCGGCCAACCCATTACGTCACAGCTGTTATTTACCAGAAAACCTCAGCGGTTATCATGTCATGCTCGGCGTGTGGGACGTGGGTGACACTGTAAACTCGTTTTATCAGGTGGTGGATTTAAATATTCTCAAAGGCGAGCAACCGCAGTGGCGAGACATTGGTGATATTCCACCGGGCCGGCAAGTGCTTGCAGGCGATACCGTCACCTTGCATCTGTTTGACCAGCAGCAACAAGTCAAGACACACGCCTGGGAATTCTCTGGCCAAGGCAACTGGAGCGAGAGTTTTGCCGAGTGGATTAACCGCAGTAATTTAGGCGTGCTGGCTGGTGTACTGGATGGTCAGGGCAACATTACTCCGGTGACAGGCTTAAACGATATTTTTGTTGCTAACGCCAGCTCTTTGCAACGCGCTGAAATCAGTGTGCAAAGTGATGAGCCAGTTAGCATTGATTTGTCGCTGAACAACTTGCAGCGCCAGTATCTGCTTAGCAGCGATTCGCTGACGCTCGACCTAGATTTGACCAGCCAGGCGGAGCTGCAGCTGGACGTCAGTATTTATCATGCTCAGCAGCTGGTCGCACGTTCAAGCGCCGCGTTAAACCAGCAACTGTCATTACCAATGACGCTGAAAACCCCACTGCCGGGTGATTATCAACTGATTATTGTCGCCAGCGATTCTAACTCGTCACGACAATTCAGTTATGACTTCAGCATCGCATTGGCCAATACCGATTACGACTATGTCTACCCTGCGCAGCACGAGCAATATAAAGCGGGCGATCGCGTACGTGGCAAAGATGGTCGTATTTATCAGTGCAAACCTTTCCCATATGCAGGGTGGTGCCGGATTTATCAGGCTGCTGACCCTGCTTATGCCCCCGGAGTTGGCCGCGCCTGGCAAGATGCCTGGGTGTTGATTAGCCAATAG
- a CDS encoding tandem-95 repeat protein yields MSRLIALAISTAMLSACGGGSGGGDGSGRGGNDGGVDTTPVPSVDGGSGNRPPRLLTNDWSTSLDENLSLQLPAEDPDGDRLTFRIVQQPGKGTASLSEDGQLQYQPSADSSGNDVIIIAISDGKTEIESAITIELQAPIAPIPMPEPEPVPEPTPEPEPTPKPEPKPEPAPEPEPKPEPKPEPQPEPKPEPEPEPEPEPEPEPKPEPRLTAINAEANEDSAIRINLDGSGYTARSFVMLRAPRNGQAGIVNEQWQYTPEENFFGNDHFVLAARINEQVVEQRINVNIKPVNDVPRLVNPKAALQLEAGRVSRMTFTAVDVEKSDLTFALKAPAQLGTAVMERNQLVYTAADKAGQETLTLVVSDGSDQLEHNIAVTVQEAEVESLPLELVSTRLNVAEDKSLQAQLQSKGGQEDKVRFRLLTQGANAESVNLTAQGRLTYQPKANFNGEEQLHIEVSDGDQTISEWLSITVESVNDAPQLDTAQLQLNMQAGEQVARTLKAEDVDGDALTLSQGEAPQQGTVTLQPNSMDWQYQANQNATGDDRFSLRVSDGTVTADMVVTVSIEAATLPDIQFQPLSVTEDAELSVQLQPQGNNVPSLSYELLTNASHGEATLTESGQLTYQPEANFNGTETLSIKVGSSGYSDKTLNVVVQVAPVNDAPVFNMPTQSYEVSADQAIRISLVTTDVDKDQLQYAVLSGGNLGQVQFEENVLVYRAAKDSSGEDRLRVQVSDGALTDQVDLTVNVQELNQLPNGEDPLYAQQWHLKNTGQSAYARNAGTAGHDINVEPVHRLGLLGENIRVAVVDTGLEINHPDLRDNVVANRSYDFVGGDTDPTPAMNPLNPAGGDHGTSVAGLIAARGFNGIGGRGVAPYAELMGFNFLENQTNDNWFRSHGGAPSAASPGGPRSDDALVINMSYGSDYIQPGRGPNRWLEDFRRDKTTNNNGGRGVAYIKSAGNSFKGIEVGGYQFAGRTANWITGVNPDLADHIANTTGDNSTFYYTVVSALAADADTPLSSYSSVGSSIWVSAPGGEYGGRHPAMITTDLTSCEHGSSRSGLWHNFDNGSIDENSDCDYTSTFNGTSSAAPVVSGVAALIFEANDLLTWRDVRHIMAMTARKIDDDFAPRTVDVGNGSLFTAEPGWVQNAAGHWFHNWYGFGMVDTHAAVNLARASDYELLPPYQETGFVDSADINPAPIPDGSTVGAEKTVVINDDITVEAIQVKFSAIHGRDADLAVMVRSPSGTEAMVLQPRSMLVADQSENVSADFDDTVLLSNAFYGESAQGTWTVKLVDTNSGEFRFQATLLDATGTRTDDVVIRTANPASQGSFTEAAINIYGH; encoded by the coding sequence ATGTCCAGATTGATTGCCTTGGCCATCAGCACCGCCATGCTGAGTGCCTGCGGTGGTGGTAGTGGCGGTGGAGATGGCAGTGGCCGTGGTGGTAACGACGGTGGTGTCGATACCACTCCGGTGCCGTCTGTTGATGGCGGTTCCGGTAACCGCCCACCTCGGTTGTTGACCAATGATTGGTCGACGTCACTGGACGAAAATCTATCGTTGCAATTACCTGCCGAAGATCCAGACGGCGATCGCCTGACATTTCGCATTGTCCAGCAACCCGGGAAAGGCACGGCCTCGCTCAGCGAAGATGGCCAACTGCAGTACCAGCCGAGCGCCGACTCAAGCGGTAACGACGTTATTATCATCGCAATTTCCGACGGTAAAACGGAAATCGAATCTGCAATCACCATTGAGCTGCAAGCCCCGATTGCTCCGATTCCTATGCCTGAGCCCGAGCCAGTTCCTGAGCCAACTCCAGAGCCTGAGCCGACTCCTAAACCGGAGCCGAAGCCAGAGCCGGCCCCTGAGCCAGAACCTAAGCCAGAACCTAAGCCAGAGCCACAGCCGGAACCTAAGCCAGAGCCAGAGCCAGAGCCAGAGCCGGAACCAGAGCCGGAACCTAAGCCCGAGCCACGTTTAACGGCCATTAATGCCGAAGCTAATGAAGACAGCGCTATTAGGATTAACTTGGATGGCAGCGGTTATACCGCGCGTTCATTCGTTATGTTGCGTGCTCCGCGCAATGGCCAAGCCGGTATTGTTAACGAGCAATGGCAGTACACTCCGGAGGAAAACTTCTTCGGTAACGATCACTTTGTATTGGCGGCGCGCATTAACGAGCAAGTGGTCGAGCAACGTATTAACGTCAATATTAAGCCGGTAAACGATGTACCGCGTCTGGTGAACCCTAAAGCCGCGCTACAACTTGAAGCCGGTCGCGTTAGCCGTATGACGTTCACTGCTGTTGATGTGGAAAAAAGTGATCTGACCTTTGCGCTAAAAGCACCGGCCCAGTTGGGCACGGCGGTGATGGAGCGCAATCAGCTGGTGTATACCGCTGCTGATAAAGCAGGCCAAGAGACGCTGACCCTGGTGGTGAGCGATGGCAGCGATCAGCTTGAGCACAATATTGCAGTCACTGTGCAGGAGGCCGAGGTCGAAAGTCTGCCGCTGGAGCTGGTGTCTACCCGCCTGAACGTGGCGGAAGATAAATCGCTGCAGGCACAGTTGCAAAGCAAAGGTGGGCAGGAAGATAAAGTTCGTTTTCGTTTGCTGACCCAAGGCGCTAATGCTGAATCGGTAAACCTGACAGCGCAAGGTCGTTTGACCTATCAGCCCAAGGCGAATTTTAACGGCGAAGAGCAACTGCACATTGAAGTCAGCGACGGCGATCAAACCATTAGTGAATGGCTGAGCATTACCGTTGAGTCTGTTAATGATGCACCACAGCTCGACACGGCACAGCTGCAATTAAACATGCAAGCGGGCGAGCAAGTAGCGCGTACGCTGAAAGCAGAAGATGTTGATGGCGATGCCTTAACCTTGAGCCAAGGTGAAGCCCCGCAACAAGGTACAGTAACACTGCAGCCTAATAGCATGGATTGGCAATACCAAGCGAACCAGAACGCCACAGGCGATGATCGTTTTAGCCTACGTGTGAGTGATGGCACGGTGACAGCTGATATGGTGGTAACGGTGTCGATTGAGGCGGCCACATTACCGGATATTCAGTTCCAGCCTTTGTCTGTAACGGAAGACGCAGAACTTAGTGTGCAGCTGCAGCCTCAGGGCAACAACGTACCGTCATTAAGCTATGAGCTGCTGACGAATGCTAGCCATGGTGAAGCTACGTTAACGGAAAGTGGCCAGCTGACCTATCAACCTGAAGCCAACTTTAATGGTACTGAAACACTAAGCATTAAAGTTGGATCATCAGGTTACTCTGACAAAACCCTGAATGTGGTTGTGCAAGTGGCGCCTGTCAATGATGCACCCGTATTCAATATGCCGACACAGAGCTATGAAGTCAGCGCCGATCAGGCTATTCGTATTAGTCTTGTCACGACGGATGTGGATAAGGATCAGCTGCAATACGCTGTGCTAAGTGGGGGCAATCTTGGTCAAGTCCAGTTTGAAGAGAATGTTTTGGTTTATCGCGCAGCCAAAGACAGCTCTGGTGAGGATCGTTTGCGTGTGCAAGTCAGCGATGGTGCGCTGACAGATCAAGTCGATTTGACGGTCAATGTTCAGGAGTTGAACCAACTACCCAACGGTGAAGATCCGCTCTATGCACAACAGTGGCATTTAAAGAATACAGGTCAAAGTGCCTATGCGCGAAATGCGGGCACTGCCGGGCACGATATTAATGTTGAGCCTGTTCACCGTTTAGGTTTGCTGGGTGAAAATATACGTGTAGCGGTTGTCGACACTGGCCTAGAGATAAACCATCCCGATTTGCGTGATAATGTTGTAGCGAATAGATCCTACGACTTTGTGGGCGGTGATACTGATCCAACCCCTGCGATGAATCCATTGAATCCTGCTGGCGGCGATCACGGCACATCGGTAGCGGGGTTGATTGCTGCACGTGGCTTTAACGGTATCGGTGGTCGTGGTGTAGCGCCGTATGCCGAACTAATGGGTTTTAACTTCTTAGAGAATCAAACCAATGATAATTGGTTTAGATCCCACGGTGGTGCACCTTCGGCTGCTTCTCCTGGCGGTCCGCGCTCGGACGATGCCCTGGTGATCAATATGAGCTATGGCAGTGATTATATTCAACCTGGCCGAGGGCCGAATCGCTGGCTTGAAGATTTCCGCCGCGATAAGACCACCAATAATAACGGCGGTCGTGGTGTGGCTTACATTAAGTCGGCGGGTAACTCGTTTAAAGGCATTGAGGTGGGCGGCTATCAATTTGCAGGGCGTACTGCAAATTGGATAACTGGTGTGAACCCGGACTTAGCGGATCATATCGCCAATACCACGGGAGATAACTCTACCTTTTATTACACCGTGGTATCGGCATTGGCGGCCGATGCAGACACGCCATTATCGTCCTACTCGTCAGTCGGTTCGTCTATCTGGGTATCAGCACCAGGCGGTGAATATGGCGGCCGGCACCCAGCAATGATCACCACAGACCTTACCAGTTGTGAGCATGGTTCTTCGCGTAGCGGACTCTGGCACAACTTTGATAATGGTTCCATTGACGAAAACTCTGATTGTGACTACACCTCGACCTTCAATGGAACGTCATCGGCTGCACCGGTTGTATCCGGCGTAGCGGCGCTGATTTTTGAAGCCAATGATTTGCTGACCTGGCGCGATGTGCGACACATTATGGCCATGACCGCACGCAAAATTGATGATGATTTTGCACCGAGAACAGTAGATGTAGGCAATGGCTCCTTGTTCACCGCCGAGCCGGGTTGGGTGCAAAATGCCGCTGGTCATTGGTTCCATAACTGGTATGGCTTCGGCATGGTCGATACTCACGCTGCTGTGAATCTGGCGCGCGCGAGTGACTATGAGCTATTACCGCCTTATCAAGAAACTGGCTTTGTTGATAGTGCAGATATTAACCCTGCCCCGATTCCCGATGGCAGCACTGTGGGTGCGGAAAAAACCGTCGTGATTAATGACGACATTACGGTGGAAGCGATTCAAGTGAAGTTCTCCGCCATTCATGGGCGCGATGCCGACTTAGCCGTGATGGTGCGTTCACCAAGTGGTACCGAGGCCATGGTATTGCAGCCACGCAGCATGCTGGTAGCTGACCAAAGTGAGAACGTGAGTGCTGACTTTGATGATACCGTATTACTGAGTAATGCTTTCTATGGTGAGTCAGCACAGGGTACTTGGACAGTTAAATTAGTGGATACGAATAGTGGTGAGTTCCGTTTTCAGGCGACTTTGTTAGATGCGACGGGAACAAGAACGGATGATGTGGTGATTCGCACCGCGAACCCAGCATCACAAGGCAGCTTTACTGAAGCCGCCATCAATATTTACGGTCATTGA
- a CDS encoding siderophore-interacting protein codes for MVTTSLIARSQSSRFQPLTVRDNQRLSPNMRRLTLSGEVLEHWPEQSAGGYFKLCFEADGQPLQRQPAEGQRPLMRTYTIRRLDTSQQQLEVDVMLHGEHSHSGPASRWAAQVKPGSSIMIAGPGPSKLPTPAQHYLLVGDMTALPAISAHLENLPADVRGDAVIAVPDSDDQLTLQRPSGVNIHWLTGPQPDLLAKVQALSLPADLAVWVACEFDQMRAIRQFVRQQLQLPRQQTYLSSYWKAGRSEDEHKVLKQKDQANDG; via the coding sequence ATGGTAACCACATCACTGATCGCACGTTCCCAGTCTTCTCGTTTTCAACCCTTAACAGTGCGAGACAATCAACGACTTAGCCCGAATATGCGCCGTTTAACACTCAGTGGTGAAGTTTTGGAGCACTGGCCAGAACAGAGCGCTGGGGGCTATTTTAAGCTGTGTTTTGAGGCCGATGGCCAGCCGCTGCAGCGCCAACCCGCGGAAGGCCAGCGACCTTTGATGCGCACTTACACCATTCGCCGCCTCGACACCTCGCAGCAGCAACTGGAAGTCGACGTCATGCTGCACGGCGAACATAGCCATAGCGGGCCAGCCAGTCGCTGGGCTGCACAGGTAAAGCCTGGCAGTTCCATCATGATCGCAGGCCCAGGGCCTTCCAAATTACCCACGCCAGCTCAGCATTATTTGTTGGTCGGCGATATGACCGCCCTGCCCGCCATCAGCGCGCACTTGGAAAACTTGCCCGCTGATGTCCGCGGTGATGCCGTTATTGCTGTGCCAGACAGTGACGATCAACTGACGTTGCAACGTCCGTCAGGAGTGAACATTCATTGGTTAACAGGTCCGCAACCGGATTTGCTCGCGAAGGTTCAGGCGCTCTCCCTGCCTGCAGATTTGGCCGTTTGGGTAGCATGTGAGTTTGACCAAATGCGCGCCATTCGCCAGTTTGTGCGTCAACAACTGCAGCTGCCCAGACAGCAAACGTATCTCAGCAGTTATTGGAAAGCCGGGCGCAGTGAAGACGAACACAAAGTGCTAAAGCAAAAAGATCAAGCCAACGATGGCTAA
- a CDS encoding LysR family transcriptional regulator: protein MDIRHLRYFKAVSDCGSFTRAAEQLHIAQPALSMAIRKLEAELELTLLHRRDRRVRLTDEGQRLYLHAQRMVQASEDAKLEMAELKGLQRGEVRVGVSSMLGSYYFPPVFMAFRQQYPQLTLSVTDAGTDRLRQLLLNGELDLAVIVDEDCPSELQAERFLSEQMLVTCGQDHPFATQHSIRSEDFFAQDLLLFKEGFFHRKVVERMARDGGFKPRISVETNLITLIKTMVSQGFGVSTLLPMVIDKTDNLITRSFAQPVWLHLSLAWRKDGYLSQANRTFADFMLGKR from the coding sequence ATGGACATCCGGCATCTACGCTATTTCAAAGCGGTCAGTGACTGCGGCAGTTTCACCCGCGCCGCCGAGCAGCTGCACATTGCTCAACCAGCTTTAAGCATGGCGATACGGAAACTGGAAGCCGAACTGGAGCTAACTTTGCTGCACCGCCGCGATCGTCGAGTCCGTCTTACCGACGAAGGCCAGCGCCTATACCTGCATGCGCAACGCATGGTGCAAGCCAGCGAAGACGCCAAGCTAGAAATGGCAGAGCTCAAAGGCTTACAGCGTGGCGAGGTGCGAGTCGGTGTATCGAGCATGCTCGGCTCCTATTACTTTCCGCCGGTGTTTATGGCCTTTCGCCAACAATACCCGCAGCTCACCCTGTCGGTGACGGATGCAGGCACAGACCGGCTGCGGCAGTTGTTGCTCAACGGCGAACTGGATTTGGCTGTGATCGTCGACGAGGACTGCCCGTCAGAGCTGCAGGCGGAACGGTTTTTAAGTGAACAAATGCTGGTCACCTGTGGGCAAGATCACCCGTTTGCCACGCAGCACAGCATTCGCTCAGAAGATTTTTTTGCGCAAGATCTGCTGCTATTTAAAGAGGGCTTTTTCCATCGCAAGGTGGTCGAGCGCATGGCCCGCGACGGTGGATTTAAGCCGCGCATCAGCGTGGAAACCAACCTGATAACGCTGATAAAAACCATGGTCAGCCAGGGCTTTGGCGTCTCAACGCTATTACCGATGGTGATAGATAAAACGGACAACCTGATTACACGCTCCTTTGCACAGCCAGTCTGGTTACACTTGTCGCTGGCGTGGCGCAAAGATGGCTATCTATCACAAGCCAATCGAACCTTTGCCGACTTCATGCTGGGCAAACGCTAA
- a CDS encoding MFS transporter, with product MNSFSSLSRSYATQAASFWPATLALGLGSFVVFANLYITQPMLPFLVQHFAISPLMAGQTFTITTATLAMSLLVFGPLSEVVGRRPLMLSATAGAVVCTGLLSWADSFSSMLVLRAAQGFFLAGLPAIALAYMREEFEASAFRIAVGVYISANSLGGIGGRLLGGFFIEHFSLSQSFALLAGLSIVLLLPVFIILPQSRGFQQQSWSSLRPRKVAQDIYSHLSNPVLLLAYMIGGLNFFIFVNQFSYATFRLAAAPYELSPSILGMLFLTYLSGTVGAALGGRWLRRWSAPQIMRLGVILLMLGSLVTLSDALPWIIVGFLINALGFFLAHANASGWVSRHAEHTPATASSVYLVCYYLGASSGGYYLDPFWNLAGWPGVVWASIVVLIINLFMTLRLRRYERKMADCR from the coding sequence TTGAATAGTTTCTCCTCGCTAAGCCGCAGCTACGCCACGCAGGCAGCGAGTTTCTGGCCAGCAACCCTGGCACTGGGCTTGGGCTCATTTGTGGTATTTGCCAATTTGTACATTACCCAACCCATGTTGCCGTTTTTGGTGCAGCACTTTGCCATTAGCCCTTTAATGGCCGGGCAGACCTTTACCATTACAACGGCGACGTTGGCGATGTCGCTGTTGGTGTTTGGCCCGCTGTCCGAGGTGGTTGGCAGGCGTCCGTTGATGCTGTCAGCTACGGCTGGGGCGGTGGTGTGCACTGGGCTGTTAAGCTGGGCGGACTCTTTTTCATCCATGTTAGTGTTGCGTGCTGCGCAAGGGTTTTTCTTGGCTGGTTTGCCTGCCATTGCCCTGGCCTATATGCGTGAAGAGTTTGAAGCCAGTGCTTTTCGTATCGCAGTGGGCGTGTATATCAGTGCCAACTCCCTTGGCGGCATAGGCGGGCGTTTGTTGGGTGGCTTTTTTATTGAACACTTTAGCTTGAGCCAATCGTTTGCCTTGTTGGCGGGCTTAAGTATCGTATTGCTGCTGCCGGTGTTTATTATTTTGCCCCAGTCGCGCGGGTTTCAGCAGCAGAGCTGGTCCTCTTTACGGCCGCGCAAAGTCGCGCAGGATATCTACAGCCACCTCAGTAACCCTGTACTGTTACTCGCTTATATGATTGGTGGGTTAAACTTTTTTATATTTGTTAACCAGTTCAGCTACGCAACTTTCCGGTTGGCGGCAGCGCCGTATGAGCTCTCGCCCTCAATTTTGGGCATGTTATTTTTAACCTATTTGTCGGGCACTGTCGGTGCTGCGTTGGGTGGGCGTTGGTTACGGCGTTGGTCTGCTCCACAAATCATGCGCCTAGGTGTGATTTTGTTGATGCTGGGGTCACTGGTGACACTCAGTGACGCTTTGCCCTGGATTATCGTGGGGTTTTTAATCAATGCGCTGGGCTTTTTTCTGGCGCATGCCAATGCCAGCGGTTGGGTCAGTCGCCACGCAGAGCATACACCGGCAACCGCTTCATCCGTATATTTGGTGTGTTATTACCTAGGCGCCAGTAGCGGCGGTTATTACCTTGATCCTTTTTGGAACTTAGCTGGGTGGCCGGGTGTGGTGTGGGCTTCTATTGTCGTATTAATAATAAACCTATTTATGACGCTACGTTTGCGGCGCTATGAGCGCAAGATGGCTGACTGTCGTTAG
- a CDS encoding methyl-accepting chemotaxis protein has product MFLRSIRSKAMLGYAGILLVFILMALFLFNNSATIKHRNASFTGTTLPALNAVEDAGLSLKRLHLSAYALYGTTIDAAAFDRTSQQVQQQLSANQAVLPELAQVPFAQVQQALATLRRTMTQSSIDWDGARNQLGAIDRSVAQASEQLGNIKQVLAQQANDSSLQVQQQLERMRNYIWLGAIAIIAIVVAAFVMTQKALVAPMVQLAQHLNLVATQLDLTRQLNLPSEDEVGTAAQGVNRLLNDVRESLHTLHQSVGTLLNSASAMEQLSAESGQQMQQFSSAMTEMMHQIEQIEHSIEETAARSRSASEAASTGARQVQEGSDNVRETASSIKSLSADLETSAAMLEQLKSSGSQVSQVVKSIADIAEQTNLLALNAAIEAARAGESGRGFAVVADEVRNLAKRTYDSTSQINQILEEIVSSINNTVTSMSTNQDNAGAAVELAMSTVESLDVIRTTVTQLSEENRQLASTTEANEQILNQMRHHVDGVRKANEQLAVSTNHTCEEAKQLTSIADTLNQTSRRFKT; this is encoded by the coding sequence ATGTTTTTGCGATCCATTCGCAGCAAAGCCATGTTGGGCTACGCGGGCATTTTGCTGGTATTTATTCTGATGGCGCTGTTTTTATTCAATAACAGCGCCACCATCAAACACCGAAACGCCAGCTTTACCGGCACTACTCTGCCAGCGTTGAACGCCGTTGAAGACGCAGGCCTTAGCCTGAAAAGGCTGCATTTAAGCGCGTACGCATTGTATGGCACCACCATTGATGCCGCCGCGTTCGACCGCACCAGCCAACAAGTGCAACAGCAGCTCAGCGCCAACCAAGCCGTCTTACCCGAACTGGCGCAAGTACCCTTTGCGCAGGTGCAGCAAGCGCTGGCAACACTGCGGCGTACCATGACGCAATCCTCCATCGACTGGGATGGCGCACGCAATCAACTCGGCGCCATTGATCGTAGCGTTGCACAAGCCAGCGAACAGTTGGGCAACATCAAACAGGTGCTGGCACAGCAGGCGAATGACTCATCCTTGCAAGTACAACAGCAGTTAGAGCGCATGCGTAACTACATTTGGCTGGGCGCCATTGCCATCATTGCCATCGTCGTTGCCGCCTTTGTGATGACCCAAAAAGCGTTGGTTGCGCCCATGGTACAACTCGCACAACACCTGAATTTGGTAGCAACGCAGTTGGATTTAACCCGCCAGCTTAACTTACCGTCCGAAGATGAAGTGGGCACCGCCGCCCAGGGCGTGAATCGCTTATTAAATGATGTGCGCGAAAGCTTGCATACCTTGCATCAATCCGTGGGCACTTTGTTAAACAGCGCCAGCGCCATGGAGCAGTTATCGGCTGAATCTGGGCAACAGATGCAACAGTTTTCCTCCGCCATGACCGAGATGATGCATCAAATTGAACAAATCGAGCACAGCATTGAGGAAACGGCAGCCCGCTCTCGCAGCGCTTCTGAAGCCGCATCAACCGGTGCGCGCCAAGTACAAGAAGGCAGTGACAACGTGCGCGAAACGGCTTCCAGTATTAAATCCTTAAGTGCCGACCTTGAGACATCGGCCGCCATGTTAGAGCAGTTAAAAAGCTCCGGCAGTCAAGTCAGCCAAGTGGTCAAAAGCATTGCGGATATTGCCGAGCAAACCAACTTGTTGGCGTTAAATGCTGCCATCGAAGCGGCACGCGCCGGCGAGTCCGGACGCGGTTTCGCCGTGGTCGCCGACGAGGTCCGCAACTTAGCCAAGCGCACCTATGACTCCACCAGCCAGATCAATCAGATTTTGGAAGAGATTGTCAGCAGCATTAACAACACCGTCACTTCCATGTCCACCAACCAAGACAACGCCGGAGCAGCGGTTGAGCTGGCCATGTCGACAGTCGAATCCTTGGATGTCATTCGCACAACAGTGACACAACTCAGTGAAGAAAATCGCCAGTTAGCCAGCACCACAGAAGCCAACGAGCAAATTCTTAATCAAATGCGCCATCATGTCGACGGCGTGCGCAAGGCAAACGAGCAATTGGCCGTCAGCACCAATCATACCTGCGAAGAAGCCAAGCAGCTCACCAGCATTGCCGACACACTCAACCAAACCAGCCGTCGTTTCAAAACATAA
- a CDS encoding flagellin, with the protein MLSIQPGSFVRADNSSNSTLQPLASGKRINSAADDAAGLAIATRFSSQINATQQAVRNGLDAQSLIQTEDGALSGINDNLLRLKELAVQQGNGILSDSDRQLVAREAEQITAQIQETVAQSQFNGKPLFQAQDSASDFRFQLGSSEQDAVTLSANTLASDIEQTLAGLDFGSADGAAVLSGLGELQQQVTERRTELGAVSNRIDASIDNLRQQNESAQAARSRIEDADFAKVASERAREQFLQQAQISTQSQANANASDVLRLLS; encoded by the coding sequence ATGCTCAGCATTCAACCTGGCAGCTTCGTTCGGGCAGACAACAGCAGCAACAGTACCTTACAGCCATTGGCGTCAGGTAAGCGCATCAACAGCGCCGCCGACGATGCCGCGGGTCTAGCCATTGCGACGCGCTTTAGCTCGCAGATTAACGCCACACAACAAGCGGTGCGTAACGGGTTAGATGCACAATCGTTGATTCAAACCGAAGACGGCGCTCTCAGTGGTATCAACGACAATCTGTTGCGCCTGAAAGAATTAGCAGTACAACAAGGCAACGGCATTCTCAGCGATTCGGATCGCCAGCTGGTGGCACGCGAAGCCGAGCAGATCACCGCGCAGATACAAGAAACGGTGGCGCAATCGCAGTTCAATGGCAAACCCTTGTTTCAAGCGCAAGACAGCGCCAGCGACTTTCGCTTTCAGCTGGGCTCATCTGAACAAGACGCTGTTACCTTAAGCGCGAACACCCTAGCCAGCGATATCGAGCAAACCCTTGCCGGCCTTGACTTTGGTTCAGCCGACGGCGCTGCCGTTTTATCAGGTTTGGGCGAGTTGCAACAGCAAGTGACTGAGCGCCGCACCGAACTGGGCGCAGTCAGCAACCGCATTGACGCCAGCATCGATAACCTGCGCCAGCAAAATGAAAGCGCACAAGCAGCACGCAGCCGTATCGAGGATGCCGATTTCGCTAAGGTTGCCTCCGAGCGAGCTCGCGAGCAATTCTTACAGCAAGCGCAAATCAGCACACAATCACAGGCCAACGCCAACGCCAGCGACGTGCTCAGGCTGTTGTCATAG